One region of Cucurbita pepo subsp. pepo cultivar mu-cu-16 chromosome LG03, ASM280686v2, whole genome shotgun sequence genomic DNA includes:
- the LOC111789976 gene encoding vacuolar protein sorting-associated protein 8 homolog isoform X1 produces MTKELTDTETLPPMELDLNAFIHAHLSSGDDDHDHDEDDLSFPHRSIDEILNESSSSTSSSPSSPPNSPPPRARRSIAARDGRASASRSIPPFKSPFEEIIKASKVPRSNQRNEKSVQLKPGSVSHTKVGELTDDPFRRGSRALPSLFGGVRSNAKPGAALAAAAAASRSMPAPHAAAIKSRRSGHGSVVLDDDELASSSAVDSEFVFDDLYSTIDHSKESREKSISLVERNADYQGASVNVGVEFWARDNIRDCVLYNDEFRITKDTECEAEQSFVDDVNFDESSTTLPPVEANGRSLSDSADNNVCSMDAEPTVLDGDESNEGAFPCSPKPDYDRSAVGYGRLELETQDFEKRSQPSKDSEVLAIEDLSVVNDISESRETAKQLDNFHTGERAETMSLSSSNPLELAEEIEKKQAFTALHWEEGVAAQPMRLEGIKGGTTALGYFDIQADNSISRTISSHSFKREHGFPQALAVHANYIAVGMSKGNIVVVASKYSAQNGDNMDAKMLLLGSQGDKSTAPVTSLCFNQQGDLLLAGYSDGQVTVWDVLRATAAKVISGEHTSPVVHSLFLGQEAQVTRQFKAVTGDSKGLVLLHTFSVVPLLNRFSIKTQCLLDGQKTGTVLSASALLLNEFCGSSLPPSLSNVAVSTSSIGSMMGGVVGGDSGWKLFNEGSSLVEGVVIFATHQTALVVRLSPTVEVYARLSKPDGIQEGSMPYTAWKCSQSIETSPSEAVERISLLAIAWDKMVQVAKLVKTELNVCGKWSLESAAIGVAWLDDQVLVILTVTGQLFLFEKDGTMIHQTSVFVDGFDKEDFIAHHTHFVNVLGNPEKAYHNCVAVRGASVYVLGPKHLVISRLLPWKERVQVLRKAGDWMTALSMAITIYDGHAHGVIDLPRSLESLQELVMPFLIELLLSYVDEVFSYISVAFCNQIEKNEKLDDVTSGSHSAHSEIKEQYNRVGGVAVEFCVHITRTDILFDEIFSKFVAVQQRDTFLELLEPYILKDMLGSLPPEIMQALVEHYSQKGWLQRVEQCVLHMDISSLDFNQVVRLCRDHGLYSALVYLFNKGLDDFRTPLEELLAVLQTSKSKRASAIGYKTLVYLKYCFSGLAFPPGQGTLAHSRVQSLRDELLQFLLENSDTVDTRSISNKSSEVGYLNLYHLLELDTGATLDVLRCAFVEGEIVKADSSLDGSVDASMQVQKEKNSTSGRKNFLVQNVVDALVHILDKAISQTYGSPGGDNITLVEDWPSKKDLFHLFDFVANYVACGKATASKDVVGQILEHLISNSDIPEMEIDFVHSVTANSVHSRKREKQVLSLLEVIPETHWNPSSVLRMCEKAQFFQVCGLIHSISHQYSSALDGYMKDVEEPIHAFAFINRTLMELSNSEQTEFRGVVISRIPELLNLNREGTFFLVIDHFGNDVSDILSRLHNHPRSLFLYLKTLIEVHQSGNLNFSCLKKDDNFGVNYSTKGLDDYLQKLSDFPKFLSNNPVDVTDDIIELYVELLCRYERESVLKFLETFDSYHVEHCLRLCQQYEVIDAAAFLLERVGDVGSALFLTLSSLDKKFHDLEAAVGGIVTNGASSGSNDSQLFSSVLKLQEVNDIYVLLHACIGLCQRNTPRLNSEESETLWFKLLDSFCEPLIESFNYRTASFGENQVQFLNESSGSQKDKEAHIVTWRILKSNQTAHILRSLFSRFIREIVEGMIGYVHLPTIMSRLLSDNGSQEFGDFKLTILGMLGTFGFERRILDTAKALIEDDTFYTMSLLKKGASHGYAPRGAVCCICNRLLVKSSSSYRVRVFNCGHATHLQCEVLDNEASGGDFSCPVCVHSNHSQRSRGKALTEYSLVNKFSSRTQSSSGASVSYPQETDLLELPYTLQQIPRFEILANLQKNQRVIDIENMPQLRLAPPAVYHDKVTKGYHLLVGDSSGGVEKVEKLNKSRQLKEVKVKRPSSLRFPLKANLFGKEKTTKS; encoded by the exons ATGACCAAGGAGCTGACTGACACCGAAACACTGCCTCCAATGGAGCTGGACTTGAATGCCTTCATCCACGCACACCTCTCCAGCGGCGACGACGACCACGACCACGACGAAGACGACCTATCATTCCCTCACCGTAGCATCGACGAGATTCTAAACGAATCCAGTTCTTCCACCTCATCTTCACCATCGTCTCCTCCCAATTCACCGCCGCCTCGTGCCCGTCGCTCCATCGCCGCAAGGGACGGCAGGGCCTCTGCTTCTCGTTCTATACCACCATTCAAGTCACCGTTTGAGGAAATAATAAAGGCTTCTAAAGTTCCCAGAAGCAACCAACGGAATGAGAAGTCAGTTCAATTGAAACCAGGTTCGGTCTCTCATACTAAGGTTGGTGAATTAACGGACGATCCATTTCGAAGGGGATCTCGTGCATTGCCATCGTTGTTTGGAGGGGTTAGATCGAATGCCAAACCTGGGGCGGCGCTTGCCGCAGCTGCTGCGGCTTCTCGGTCCATGCCGGCTCCGCACGCTGCAGCAATCAAGTCGAGGAGGTCAGGACATGGGAGCGTGGTTCTTGACGATGACGAATTGGCTTCCTCTTCTGCTGTTGATTCAGAGTTTGTCTTTGATGATTTATATTCTACTATCGATCATTCAAAGGAGTCTCGCGAAAAGTCAATTTCATTGGTCGAAAGGAATGCCGATTATCAGGGTGCATCTGTAAACGTCGGTGTTGAATTTTGGGCAAGAGACAACATTCGAGACTGTGTCCTATATAACGATGAGTTTCGTATAACTAAAGATACGGAATGCGAAGCAGAACAGAGTTTTGTGGATGATGTGAATTTCGACGAGAGCTCTACAACTCTGCCGCCAGTGGAAGCTAACGGTAGAAGCTTGTCTGATTCTGCTGACAACAATGTTTGTTCAATGGATGCAGAACCAACAGTATTGGATGGCGATGAATCAAATGAAGGGGCCTTTCCGTGTTCTCCCAAACCTGATTACGACAGAAGTGCCGTGGGCTATGGGAGGCTGGAGTTGGAAACTCAAGATTTCGAGAAACGTTCTCAACCATCAAAAGATTCGGAGGTTCTAGCCATTGAGGATCTCAGTGTAGTGAACGATATCAGTGAATCGAGGGAAACAGCCAAGCAGCtggataactttcacaccggTGAACGTGCAGAAACGATGTCCCTGTCCTCGTCTAATCCACTCGAATTGGCcgaagaaattgaaaagaagCAAGCTTTCACTGCACTGCATTGGGAAGAAGGCGTAGCTGCTCAACCAATGAGGCTTGAAGGTATTAAGGGAGGCACAACAGCATTGGGGTACTTCGACATTCAAGCTGACAATAGTATTTCAAGAACTATTTCATCACATTCGTTCAAGCGTGAACATGGTTTTCCCCAAGCCTTGGCTGTTCATGCAAATTATATTGCAGTTGGAATGTCAAAAGGAAATATTGTTGTGGTGGCCAGTAAATACTCGGCTCAAAATGGCGACAACATGGATGCGAAG ATGCTGCTGCTTGGATCACAAGGTGATAAATCAACTGCGCCAGTAACATCTCTATGCTTTAATCAGCAAGGGGACCTTCTTCTGGCTGGTTACAGTGATGGTCAGGTTACAGTCTGGGATGTGTTGAGGGCGACGGCAGCCAAGGTTATTTCCGGAGAACACACATCACCAGTTGTTCATTCATTGTTCCTTGGGCAGGAGGCTCAGGTTACTCGACAATTTAAAGCAGTTACTGGCGATAGTAAGGGTCTGGTTTTGTTACATACGTTCTCAGTGGTTCCTTTGCTAAATAGATTCTCCATTAAAACTCAG TGTCTTCTTGATGGGCAAAAAACGGGGACTGTTCTATCAGCTTCAGCACttcttttgaatgaattcTGTGGAAGTTCTTTGCCACCATCTCTTTCAAATGTCGCAGTTTCAACCAGCAGTATTGGGAGCATGATGGGAGGGGTTGTTGGAGGAGATTCAGGCTGGAAACTCTTCAATGAAGGATCATCTTTGGTTGAAGGAGTTGTCATATTTGCTACCCATCAAACTGCTCTGGTG GTAAGGCTGAGTCCCACTGTGGAAGTGTATGCTCGGCTCTCTAAGCCAGATGGAATTCAGGAAGGTTCTATGCCTTACACTGCATGGAAATGCTCACAGTCTATTG AAACTTCACCTTCTGAAGCAGTAGAAAGGATTTCGTTGCTTGCAATTGCCTGGGATAAAATGGTTCAGGTAGCAAAGTTGGTGAAAACAGAGCTTAATGTATGTGGCAAGTGGTCCCTTGAGAGTGCAGCCATAGGTGTGGCATGGTTAGATGACcag GTTCTAGTCATTCTCACAGTAACAGGACAACTCTTCTTATTTGAGAAGGATGGAACCATGATTCACCAGACAAGTGTATTTGTAGATGGGTTTGATAAGGAGGATTTCATTGCACATCACACCCACTTTGTTAATGTTTTGGGCAATCCTGAGAAAGCGTATCACAATTGTGTAGCTGTTAGAGGAGCTTCAGTATATGTGTTGGGACCAAAGCATCTCGTTATTTCCCGTCTCCTTCCATGGAAGGAGCGGGTTCAGGTTCTAAGGAAAGCAGGGGACTGGATGACTGCCCTTAGCATGGCAATAACAATTTATGATGGCCATGCTCATGGTGTTATTGATCTCCCTAGGTCGTTGGAGTCCTTGCAAGAGTTGGTAATGCCCTTTCTGATCGAGTTGCTGTTATCATACGTGGATGAAGTGTTTTCATATATTTCAGTGGCTTTTTGTaaccaaattgaaaagaatgaaaaattggATGATGTAACGAGTGGAAGCCATTCTGCACATTCTGAAATAAAAGAGCAATATAATCGTGTTGGTGGAGTTGCCGTTGAGTTTTGTGTCCATATCACGAGGACTGATATTCTCtttgatgaaattttctccaaatttgTGGCTGTTCAACAGAGAG ATACATTTTTGGAGCTTCTAGaaccatatattttaaaggaCATGCTTGGATCATTGCCTCCGGAG ATTATGCAAGCTTTGGTAGAGCATTATAGCCAAAAAGGATGGTTGCAGCGTGTAGAACAGTGTGTTCTTCACATGGATATTTCTTCCTTAGATTTTAATCAG GTTGTTAGGTTATGCCGGGATCATGGATTGTATAGTGCATTGGTGTATCTTTTCAACAAAGGATTAGATGATTTCAGGACGCCTTTAGAGGAGCTGTTGGCAGTGTTACAAACCAGTAAAAGCAAACGTGCTTCTGCCATTGG GTACAAGACACTAGTTTATCTGAAATATTGCTTTTCAGGACTTGCTTTTCCACCAG GCCAAGGAACTCTTGCTCATTCACGCGTGCAATCTCTTAGAGATGAACTACTACAGTTTTTGTTGGAGAATTCTGATACCGTGGATACAAgatcaatttcaaataaatcatCTGAAGTTGGATATTTAAATCTGTATCATCTCTTAGAGTTAGATACTGGTGCTACTTTAGATGTTTTGAGATGTGCTTTTGTTGAAGGTGAAATCGTCAAAGCTGATTCTTCTCTAGATGGTTCAGTGGATGCAAGTATGCAggtacaaaaagaaaagaactcaaCTTCTGGAAGAAAGAACTTTCTAGTTCAAAATGTAGTCGATGCTCTTGTTCATATTCTTGATAAGGCTATCAGTCAAACATACGGGTCCCCAGGTGGCGATAAtatcacattggttgaagattGGCCTTCGAAGAAGGACTTATTTCATTTGTTCGATTTTGTTGCCAATTACGTTGCGTGTGGAAAGGCTACTGCCTCTAAGGACGTAGTTGGTCAGATTTTGGAACACTTGATATCCAATAGTGATATTCCAGAAATGGAAATTGATTTTGTGCATAGCGTTACTGCAAACAGTGTACATtcaagaaaaagggaaaagcaAGTACTTTCTCTCTTGGAAGTGATACCAGAGACCCATTGGAATCCGTCTTCTGTGTTAAGAATGTGTGAGAAAGCACAATTTTTCCAG GTTTGTGGCCTAATTCATAGCATCAGTCATCAGTATTCATCAGCTTTGGATGGCTACATGAAAGATGTAGAGGAACCCATTCATGCTTTTGCCTTTATCAACAGAACATTAATGGAGCTCAGCAATTCTGAACAAACTGAATTTCGGGGAGTGGTCATTTCTCGAATTCCAGAGCTTCTTAATTTAAACAG AGAGGGAACATTCTTCTTGGTCATTGATCATTTCGGCAATGATGTTTCAGACATCCTCTCCCGGCTTCATAATCATCCAAGAAGCCTATTTCTGTACTTAAAAACTCTCATTGAGGTTCACCAATCTGGAAACCTGAACTTCTCTTGCTTAAAGAAAGATGATAATTTTGGGGTCAACTATTCAACTAAAGGATTGGATGATTACCTGCAAAAACTCTCTGATTTCCCTAAATTTCTGTCTAACAATCCTGTTGATGTGACTGATGATATAATTGAGCTTTATGTGGAG CTACTTTGTCGGTATGAACGTGAATCAGTTCTCAAGTTTTTGGAGACTTTTGATAGCTATCATGTGGAGCATTGTTTGCGCCTCTGCCAACAGTATGAGGTTATTGATGCTGCAGCATTCTTGTTGGAGAGGGTTGGTGATGTTGGTAGTGCTCTTTTCTTAACACTTTCTAGCCTAGACAAAAAATTCCATGACCTAGAGGCTGCTGTGGGAGgcattgttacaaatggtgctTCAAGCGGTTCTAATGATTCACAACTTTTCAGCTCTGTTTTAAAATTGCAAGAG GTGAATGATATATATGTTTTGTTGCATGCTTGTATTGGACTGTGCCAGCGAAATACTCCTCGTTTGAACTCTGAGGAGTCTGAGACACTTTGGTTCAAATTACTCGACTC GTTTTGTGAGCCTTTAATTGAATCATTTAATTATAGAACTGCTTCTTTTGGAGAAAATCAAGTTCAATTCTTGAACGAGTCATCAGGTTCACAAAAGGATAAAGAAGCACATATAGTTACATGGAGAATTTTGAAGTCCAATCAAACTGCTCATATATTAAGGAGTTTGTTCTCTCGATTTATCAGAGAGATAGTTGAGGGGATGATAGGATATGTTCATCTTCCAACGATCATGTCCAGACTTCTCTCTGACAACGGAAGTCAAGAATTTGGCGATTTTAAACTTACCATACTTGGGATGCTTGGGACTTTTGGCTTTGAAAGAAGAATTCTG GATACTGCCAAAGCTTTAATTGAGGATGACACGTTCTATACCATGAGTTTATTGAAGAAAGGGGCATCTCACGGATATGCTCCCCGGGGTGCTGTCTGTTGCATATGTAATCGCCTTCTTGTCAAGAGCTCATCAAGTTACAGAGTTCGAGTTTTTAACTGTGGTCATGCAACTCATCTTCAGTGCGAAGTTCTTGATAATGAGGCTTCAGGTGGAGACTTCTCATGCCCAGTTTGTGTGCATAGCAATCACTCTCAACGGTCTAGAGGCAAAGCACTGACTGAGTACAGTCTAGTGAATAAATTTTCATCAAGAACTCAATCGTCGTCAGGAGCTTCTGTTTCATATCCACAAGAAACAGATTTATTGGAGCTTCCATACACTCTTCAGCAAATACCACGG TTTGAGATTCTGGCTAACTTACAGAAAAATCAGAGAGTAATAGACATAGAAAATATGCCTCAATTGAGGCTTGCACCACCAGCCGTCTACCATGACAAGGTCACAAAAGGATATCATCTTTTAGTAGGAGATAGCAGCGGTGGAgtagaaaaagtagaaaaactAAACAAGAGCAGGCAACTGAAGGAGGTAAAAGTAAAGAGACCGTCCTCCCTTCGATTCCCTTTAAAAGCAAATCTATTTG GGAAAGAGAAGACGACCAAATCTTGA
- the LOC111791568 gene encoding 60S acidic ribosomal protein P1-like codes for MSIGEIACSYASLILCDDGIPITAEKLATLVKAAKVDKVESYWFSLFAKLAEKRNIEDLILNVGAGGGAAVAAAPAGGAAGGAAAAAAPPPEEKKEEPKEESDDDMGFSLFD; via the exons ATGTCGATCGGAGAAATTGCTTGCTCCTACGCTTCTCTCATCCTCTGCGATGATGGCATCCCTATTACC GCAGAAAAACTTGCTACGCTTGTAAAGGCAGCTAAGGTTGACAAAGTGGAGTCTTACTGGTTCAGCCTTTTTGCTAAGCTGGCTGAGAAGCGTAACATTGAAGATCTGATTCTCAATGTTGGTGCTGGTGGAGGCGCCGCAGTCGCTGCTGCTCCAGCTGGCGGAGCTGCTGGTGGCGCTGCTGCCGCCGCTGCTCCTCCACCGGAAGAGAAAAAG GAAGAACCAAAGGAAGAGAGTGACGATGATATGGGATTCAGTTTGTTTGATTAG
- the LOC111789976 gene encoding vacuolar protein sorting-associated protein 8 homolog isoform X2, protein MTKELTDTETLPPMELDLNAFIHAHLSSGDDDHDHDEDDLSFPHRSIDEILNESSSSTSSSPSSPPNSPPPRARRSIAARDGRASASRSIPPFKSPFEEIIKASKVPRSNQRNEKSVQLKPGSVSHTKVGELTDDPFRRGSRALPSLFGGVRSNAKPGAALAAAAAASRSMPAPHAAAIKSRRSGHGSVVLDDDELASSSAVDSEFVFDDLYSTIDHSKESREKSISLVERNADYQGASVNVGVEFWARDNIRDCVLYNDEFRITKDTECEAEQSFVDDVNFDESSTTLPPVEANGRSLSDSADNNVCSMDAEPTVLDGDESNEGAFPCSPKPDYDRSAVGYGRLELETQDFEKRSQPSKDSEVLAIEDLSVVNDISESRETAKQLDNFHTGERAETMSLSSSNPLELAEEIEKKQAFTALHWEEGVAAQPMRLEGIKGGTTALGYFDIQADNSISRTISSHSFKREHGFPQALAVHANYIAVGMSKGNIVVVASKYSAQNGDNMDAKMLLLGSQGDKSTAPVTSLCFNQQGDLLLAGYSDGQVTVWDVLRATAAKVISGEHTSPVVHSLFLGQEAQVTRQFKAVTGDSKGLVLLHTFSVVPLLNRFSIKTQCLLDGQKTGTVLSASALLLNEFCGSSLPPSLSNVAVSTSSIGSMMGGVVGGDSGWKLFNEGSSLVEGVVIFATHQTALVVRLSPTVEVYARLSKPDGIQEGSMPYTAWKCSQSIETSPSEAVERISLLAIAWDKMVQVAKLVKTELNVCGKWSLESAAIGVAWLDDQVLVILTVTGQLFLFEKDGTMIHQTSVFVDGFDKEDFIAHHTHFVNVLGNPEKAYHNCVAVRGASVYVLGPKHLVISRLLPWKERVQVLRKAGDWMTALSMAITIYDGHAHGVIDLPRSLESLQELVMPFLIELLLSYVDEVFSYISVAFCNQIEKNEKLDDVTSGSHSAHSEIKEQYNRVGGVAVEFCVHITRTDILFDEIFSKFVAVQQRDTFLELLEPYILKDMLGSLPPEIMQALVEHYSQKGWLQRVEQCVLHMDISSLDFNQVVRLCRDHGLYSALVYLFNKGLDDFRTPLEELLAVLQTSKSKRASAIGYKTLVYLKYCFSGLAFPPGQGTLAHSRVQSLRDELLQFLLENSDTVDTRSISNKSSEVGYLNLYHLLELDTGATLDVLRCAFVEGEIVKADSSLDGSVDASMQVQKEKNSTSGRKNFLVQNVVDALVHILDKAISQTYGSPGGDNITLVEDWPSKKDLFHLFDFVANYVACGKATASKDVVGQILEHLISNSDIPEMEIDFVHSVTANSVHSRKREKQVLSLLEVIPETHWNPSSVLRMCEKAQFFQVCGLIHSISHQYSSALDGYMKDVEEPIHAFAFINRTLMELSNSEQTEFRGVVISRIPELLNLNREGTFFLVIDHFGNDVSDILSRLHNHPRSLFLYLKTLIEVHQSGNLNFSCLKKDDNFGVNYSTKGLDDYLQKLSDFPKFLSNNPVDVTDDIIELYVELLCRYERESVLKFLETFDSYHVEHCLRLCQQYEVIDAAAFLLERVGDVGSALFLTLSSLDKKFHDLEAAVGGIVTNGASSGSNDSQLFSSVLKLQEVCR, encoded by the exons ATGACCAAGGAGCTGACTGACACCGAAACACTGCCTCCAATGGAGCTGGACTTGAATGCCTTCATCCACGCACACCTCTCCAGCGGCGACGACGACCACGACCACGACGAAGACGACCTATCATTCCCTCACCGTAGCATCGACGAGATTCTAAACGAATCCAGTTCTTCCACCTCATCTTCACCATCGTCTCCTCCCAATTCACCGCCGCCTCGTGCCCGTCGCTCCATCGCCGCAAGGGACGGCAGGGCCTCTGCTTCTCGTTCTATACCACCATTCAAGTCACCGTTTGAGGAAATAATAAAGGCTTCTAAAGTTCCCAGAAGCAACCAACGGAATGAGAAGTCAGTTCAATTGAAACCAGGTTCGGTCTCTCATACTAAGGTTGGTGAATTAACGGACGATCCATTTCGAAGGGGATCTCGTGCATTGCCATCGTTGTTTGGAGGGGTTAGATCGAATGCCAAACCTGGGGCGGCGCTTGCCGCAGCTGCTGCGGCTTCTCGGTCCATGCCGGCTCCGCACGCTGCAGCAATCAAGTCGAGGAGGTCAGGACATGGGAGCGTGGTTCTTGACGATGACGAATTGGCTTCCTCTTCTGCTGTTGATTCAGAGTTTGTCTTTGATGATTTATATTCTACTATCGATCATTCAAAGGAGTCTCGCGAAAAGTCAATTTCATTGGTCGAAAGGAATGCCGATTATCAGGGTGCATCTGTAAACGTCGGTGTTGAATTTTGGGCAAGAGACAACATTCGAGACTGTGTCCTATATAACGATGAGTTTCGTATAACTAAAGATACGGAATGCGAAGCAGAACAGAGTTTTGTGGATGATGTGAATTTCGACGAGAGCTCTACAACTCTGCCGCCAGTGGAAGCTAACGGTAGAAGCTTGTCTGATTCTGCTGACAACAATGTTTGTTCAATGGATGCAGAACCAACAGTATTGGATGGCGATGAATCAAATGAAGGGGCCTTTCCGTGTTCTCCCAAACCTGATTACGACAGAAGTGCCGTGGGCTATGGGAGGCTGGAGTTGGAAACTCAAGATTTCGAGAAACGTTCTCAACCATCAAAAGATTCGGAGGTTCTAGCCATTGAGGATCTCAGTGTAGTGAACGATATCAGTGAATCGAGGGAAACAGCCAAGCAGCtggataactttcacaccggTGAACGTGCAGAAACGATGTCCCTGTCCTCGTCTAATCCACTCGAATTGGCcgaagaaattgaaaagaagCAAGCTTTCACTGCACTGCATTGGGAAGAAGGCGTAGCTGCTCAACCAATGAGGCTTGAAGGTATTAAGGGAGGCACAACAGCATTGGGGTACTTCGACATTCAAGCTGACAATAGTATTTCAAGAACTATTTCATCACATTCGTTCAAGCGTGAACATGGTTTTCCCCAAGCCTTGGCTGTTCATGCAAATTATATTGCAGTTGGAATGTCAAAAGGAAATATTGTTGTGGTGGCCAGTAAATACTCGGCTCAAAATGGCGACAACATGGATGCGAAG ATGCTGCTGCTTGGATCACAAGGTGATAAATCAACTGCGCCAGTAACATCTCTATGCTTTAATCAGCAAGGGGACCTTCTTCTGGCTGGTTACAGTGATGGTCAGGTTACAGTCTGGGATGTGTTGAGGGCGACGGCAGCCAAGGTTATTTCCGGAGAACACACATCACCAGTTGTTCATTCATTGTTCCTTGGGCAGGAGGCTCAGGTTACTCGACAATTTAAAGCAGTTACTGGCGATAGTAAGGGTCTGGTTTTGTTACATACGTTCTCAGTGGTTCCTTTGCTAAATAGATTCTCCATTAAAACTCAG TGTCTTCTTGATGGGCAAAAAACGGGGACTGTTCTATCAGCTTCAGCACttcttttgaatgaattcTGTGGAAGTTCTTTGCCACCATCTCTTTCAAATGTCGCAGTTTCAACCAGCAGTATTGGGAGCATGATGGGAGGGGTTGTTGGAGGAGATTCAGGCTGGAAACTCTTCAATGAAGGATCATCTTTGGTTGAAGGAGTTGTCATATTTGCTACCCATCAAACTGCTCTGGTG GTAAGGCTGAGTCCCACTGTGGAAGTGTATGCTCGGCTCTCTAAGCCAGATGGAATTCAGGAAGGTTCTATGCCTTACACTGCATGGAAATGCTCACAGTCTATTG AAACTTCACCTTCTGAAGCAGTAGAAAGGATTTCGTTGCTTGCAATTGCCTGGGATAAAATGGTTCAGGTAGCAAAGTTGGTGAAAACAGAGCTTAATGTATGTGGCAAGTGGTCCCTTGAGAGTGCAGCCATAGGTGTGGCATGGTTAGATGACcag GTTCTAGTCATTCTCACAGTAACAGGACAACTCTTCTTATTTGAGAAGGATGGAACCATGATTCACCAGACAAGTGTATTTGTAGATGGGTTTGATAAGGAGGATTTCATTGCACATCACACCCACTTTGTTAATGTTTTGGGCAATCCTGAGAAAGCGTATCACAATTGTGTAGCTGTTAGAGGAGCTTCAGTATATGTGTTGGGACCAAAGCATCTCGTTATTTCCCGTCTCCTTCCATGGAAGGAGCGGGTTCAGGTTCTAAGGAAAGCAGGGGACTGGATGACTGCCCTTAGCATGGCAATAACAATTTATGATGGCCATGCTCATGGTGTTATTGATCTCCCTAGGTCGTTGGAGTCCTTGCAAGAGTTGGTAATGCCCTTTCTGATCGAGTTGCTGTTATCATACGTGGATGAAGTGTTTTCATATATTTCAGTGGCTTTTTGTaaccaaattgaaaagaatgaaaaattggATGATGTAACGAGTGGAAGCCATTCTGCACATTCTGAAATAAAAGAGCAATATAATCGTGTTGGTGGAGTTGCCGTTGAGTTTTGTGTCCATATCACGAGGACTGATATTCTCtttgatgaaattttctccaaatttgTGGCTGTTCAACAGAGAG ATACATTTTTGGAGCTTCTAGaaccatatattttaaaggaCATGCTTGGATCATTGCCTCCGGAG ATTATGCAAGCTTTGGTAGAGCATTATAGCCAAAAAGGATGGTTGCAGCGTGTAGAACAGTGTGTTCTTCACATGGATATTTCTTCCTTAGATTTTAATCAG GTTGTTAGGTTATGCCGGGATCATGGATTGTATAGTGCATTGGTGTATCTTTTCAACAAAGGATTAGATGATTTCAGGACGCCTTTAGAGGAGCTGTTGGCAGTGTTACAAACCAGTAAAAGCAAACGTGCTTCTGCCATTGG GTACAAGACACTAGTTTATCTGAAATATTGCTTTTCAGGACTTGCTTTTCCACCAG GCCAAGGAACTCTTGCTCATTCACGCGTGCAATCTCTTAGAGATGAACTACTACAGTTTTTGTTGGAGAATTCTGATACCGTGGATACAAgatcaatttcaaataaatcatCTGAAGTTGGATATTTAAATCTGTATCATCTCTTAGAGTTAGATACTGGTGCTACTTTAGATGTTTTGAGATGTGCTTTTGTTGAAGGTGAAATCGTCAAAGCTGATTCTTCTCTAGATGGTTCAGTGGATGCAAGTATGCAggtacaaaaagaaaagaactcaaCTTCTGGAAGAAAGAACTTTCTAGTTCAAAATGTAGTCGATGCTCTTGTTCATATTCTTGATAAGGCTATCAGTCAAACATACGGGTCCCCAGGTGGCGATAAtatcacattggttgaagattGGCCTTCGAAGAAGGACTTATTTCATTTGTTCGATTTTGTTGCCAATTACGTTGCGTGTGGAAAGGCTACTGCCTCTAAGGACGTAGTTGGTCAGATTTTGGAACACTTGATATCCAATAGTGATATTCCAGAAATGGAAATTGATTTTGTGCATAGCGTTACTGCAAACAGTGTACATtcaagaaaaagggaaaagcaAGTACTTTCTCTCTTGGAAGTGATACCAGAGACCCATTGGAATCCGTCTTCTGTGTTAAGAATGTGTGAGAAAGCACAATTTTTCCAG GTTTGTGGCCTAATTCATAGCATCAGTCATCAGTATTCATCAGCTTTGGATGGCTACATGAAAGATGTAGAGGAACCCATTCATGCTTTTGCCTTTATCAACAGAACATTAATGGAGCTCAGCAATTCTGAACAAACTGAATTTCGGGGAGTGGTCATTTCTCGAATTCCAGAGCTTCTTAATTTAAACAG AGAGGGAACATTCTTCTTGGTCATTGATCATTTCGGCAATGATGTTTCAGACATCCTCTCCCGGCTTCATAATCATCCAAGAAGCCTATTTCTGTACTTAAAAACTCTCATTGAGGTTCACCAATCTGGAAACCTGAACTTCTCTTGCTTAAAGAAAGATGATAATTTTGGGGTCAACTATTCAACTAAAGGATTGGATGATTACCTGCAAAAACTCTCTGATTTCCCTAAATTTCTGTCTAACAATCCTGTTGATGTGACTGATGATATAATTGAGCTTTATGTGGAG CTACTTTGTCGGTATGAACGTGAATCAGTTCTCAAGTTTTTGGAGACTTTTGATAGCTATCATGTGGAGCATTGTTTGCGCCTCTGCCAACAGTATGAGGTTATTGATGCTGCAGCATTCTTGTTGGAGAGGGTTGGTGATGTTGGTAGTGCTCTTTTCTTAACACTTTCTAGCCTAGACAAAAAATTCCATGACCTAGAGGCTGCTGTGGGAGgcattgttacaaatggtgctTCAAGCGGTTCTAATGATTCACAACTTTTCAGCTCTGTTTTAAAATTGCAAGAGGTTTGTAG GTGA